Proteins from one Sabethes cyaneus chromosome 2, idSabCyanKW18_F2, whole genome shotgun sequence genomic window:
- the LOC128734879 gene encoding rab5 GDP/GTP exchange factor — MFSIKKPRIQQKDLQCLNGCGFYGNAQWNGLCSKCYRERTIKERHIKQYRPTKLTNHPGGRKPESYQQVSHHQQLQVDHHARMSHGQLLKPGSAHKEEDKKKKRNLMDLLKKTTPTKEIIEKPSRQHHSRQPIDKLEQEYHEALKALKIEDAAKRELKYFIEMLDQKIRKRHSESSIEEVSEFVQNGYIKFQEYMNVENSKFANVSQETKDQALDFFEKCIMTMNHGRLFSPPSTNDEEKDSQIQKRIRQLNWINAKHLVCSIDEVNSEVRDLVYTAITELVSMDSFHSPQEKLECIIRCCRNIFTLLQQSVGGPASADEFLPALIFVVLKANPVRLHSNINYITRFSYATRLMSGEGGYYFTNLCCAISFIENMTSESLSMSSEEFNGLMAGEKTGPSAWESALMACESLHLISENMKTLKGLGDRNEEILRNVALLSDDMDSFNNEISRKVADVLERTPLVLKPIRTPRRLEKRNAHSNPTSSQLPIDGGHFQSNLVTAIKVGDVEYNDSKQKNTAEASSSASTNFDDLVKNLSDALAVPFVSVEGEKDVPVASPFSGMSASNSTDLLSASPVFDYNKVFDTQSLDEIATPDDLAHSFIRGIRNINYDFDFSDHSGENSVAEDLLETKPAAVTVTTHPTINKFDLEEFDPLIVKDREEKLSQLPLQTDNPTDSVPLAGGGNILDEDSPRALLLESPIKPTVAEYQGFSLQGCNIPTITCVTGRDLGASSSSKMQSKSPPRTFGDTGSLI; from the exons atgttttcaaTCAAAAAACCTCGTATTCAGCAGAAGGATTTGCAGTGCCTCAATGGCTGCGGATTTTATGGCAATGCACAGTGGAACGGACTGTGTTCCAAATGTTATCGCGAACGCACGATTAAGGAGCGGCATATTAAAC AATATCGCCCTACGAAATTAACGAATCATCCGGGGGGGCGCAAACCAGAATCCTATCAACAGGTTAGCCATCATCAACAACTACAAGTGGATCATCATGCCAGAATGAGTCATGGCCAATTGTTAAAACCAGGGTCGGCCCATAAAGAAGAGGACaagaaaaagaaacgaaacTTGATGGATCTCCTTAAGAAGACCACACCCACTAAAGAAATCATTGAGAAACCATCTCGACAACATCATAGCCGCCAGCCTATCGATAAGCTCGAACAAGAATACCACGAAGCACTTAAAGCTCTAAAAATAGAAGACGCTGCAAAACGAgaattgaaatattttatcgAAATGCTAGATCAGAAAATACGCAAAAGACATTCTGAGAGCAGCATAGAGGAAGTTTCAGAATTTGTCCAAAATGGTTATATCAAATTTCAGGAGTACATGAAtgtagaaaattcaaaatttgccAACGTATCTCAAGAAACCAAAGATCAAGCGCTAGATTTTTTCGAGAAATGCATCATGACAATGAACCATGGACGATTATTTTCACCACCTAGCACCAACGATGAAGAAAAGGATTCGCAAATCCAGAAGCGTATTCGGCAGCTCAACTGGATTAATGCAAAACATTTGGTGTGTAGCATAGACGAAGTAAATTCAGAAGTTCGAGATCTTGTATATACTGCTATCACGGAACTGGTGTCGATGGATTCTTTTCATTCGCCACAG GAAAAACTGGAATGCATTATTCGCTGCTGCCGCAATATTTTCACCTTGCTACAACAGTCTGTTGGAGGTCCTGCTAGTGCAGATGAATTTCTGCCTGCCTTGATATTTGTTGTTTTAAAAGCCAATCCAGTGCGGCTGCACAGTAACATAAATTACATAACGCGATTCAGCTACGCAACGCGGTTGATGAGCGGCGAAGGCGGTTACTACTTCACCAATCTTTGCTGTGCCATTTCCTTCATTGAAAACATGACCTCCGAATCGCTTTCTATGTCATCGGAGGAATTTAATGGTCTTATGGCGGGAGAAAAAACTGGCCCTTCAGCATGGGAAAGTGCACTGATGGCGTGTGAGAGCTTACATCTGATTTCGGAAAATATGAAAACTTTGAAAGGCCTCGGGGATCGCAATGAAGAGATTTTAAGAAACGTGGCGCTGCTAAGTGATGATATGGACAGCTTTAAT AATGAAATCAGCCGCAAGGTAGCCGACGTTTTGGAACGCACTCCTTTAGTGCTTAAACCAATCCGTACCCCGCGTCGACTAGAGAAACGCAACGCACATTCAAATCCTACCAGCAGTCAGCTCCCGATCGACGGTGGTCATTTTCAGTCAAACTTAGTAACAGCTATCAAGGTGGGCGATGTGGAATATAACGACTCTAAGCAAAAAAATACCGCAGAGGCGAGTTCTTCAGCGTCGACTAATTTTGATGATTTGGTTAAAAATCTCTCAGATGCACTTGCCGTTCCGTTTGTTTCTGTTGAAGGAGAAAAGGATGTTCCTGTTGCTTCTCCATTTTCTGGTATGAGCGCGAGCAACTCAACGGACCTACTATCAGCATCACCTGTTTTTGATTATAACAAGGTGTTTGACACTCAGTCTTTAGACGAAATCGCAACTCCCGACGATTTAGCGCACAGTTTTATTCGAGGAATCAGGAATATCAATTATGATTTTGATTTCTCGGATCATAGTGGAGAAAATAGTGTGGCAGAAGATCTGCTCGAAACGAAACCTGCGGCTGTAACGGTAACGACACATCCGACGATAAATAAATTTGACTTGGAGGAGTTCGATCCGCTGATAGTGAAAGATCGCGAGGAAAAACTTTCTCAGCTTCCGCTGCAAACTGATAATCCAACAGATAGCGTCCCTCTCGCCGGTGGAGGAAACATTCTCGATGAAGATTCGCCTCGCGCGCTGCTCCTTGAATCACCCATCAAACCAACCGTTGCCGAATATCAGGGATTCTCGCTTCAAGGGTGCAATATTCCGACCATCACCTGCGTCACGGGACGTGACCTGGGAGCGTCGAGTTCTAGCAAAATGCAGTCAAAGTCACCACCTCGCACTTTTGGCGACACAGGAAGTCTAATTTAA